A stretch of the Azorhizobium caulinodans ORS 571 genome encodes the following:
- a CDS encoding potassium transporter TrkG, translated as MAPILRLFALVLALLAAAALVPALVGLGARDGSAPVFIATAVASLFLAGAVHLAVRGRPGRLRRLHLFAALGVLWLLVPIMAAPAVAVLAPMAFGGAVLEALSAFTTTGLSSVGEAPASLHVWLALLQWAGGLLTLVAGIAVLAPAGVAGLPDRAVHPGETVEAIDLLDALGTVAPIYGLATLVAFIAMLGAGASLLSAATLATAVISTGAHVPPEVHEFLAASVPGRWVTIPFLLWSATSVRWHKALVSRRIHAAPEQGESLILFGYWAVFGLVMGAYFFRGAAGLHTHEAVLDGLFGAASLISTTGLAPHRGAFDELPPALVLAVAFVGGGALSVSGGLKILRVRAMLLRARGDLMRLVYPNLVQPSRTGEGGVGSAMRGVWVGMVALCLTFAAALILIAGSMPSFEAAVSTAVSALSNTGPLLDGTPGPEDFDLLAAVGAGFAMIAGRLETVGAFVIIHLAFWRT; from the coding sequence ATGGCCCCCATTCTCCGCCTGTTCGCCCTGGTGCTGGCGCTGCTCGCCGCGGCGGCGCTCGTGCCGGCGCTGGTGGGCCTCGGCGCGCGGGACGGATCTGCGCCCGTCTTCATCGCCACGGCCGTGGCGAGCCTGTTCCTGGCGGGTGCGGTGCATCTGGCGGTGCGCGGGCGGCCGGGCCGGCTGCGGCGGCTGCATCTGTTCGCCGCGCTCGGCGTGCTCTGGCTGCTGGTTCCGATCATGGCGGCCCCCGCCGTGGCCGTGCTGGCGCCCATGGCTTTCGGCGGGGCGGTGCTGGAGGCACTGTCCGCCTTCACGACCACCGGCCTGTCGTCCGTGGGCGAGGCGCCGGCCAGCCTCCATGTCTGGCTCGCCCTGCTGCAATGGGCCGGCGGGCTGCTGACCCTGGTGGCCGGCATCGCCGTGCTGGCCCCCGCCGGGGTAGCGGGCCTGCCGGACCGGGCGGTTCATCCGGGGGAGACGGTGGAAGCCATCGATCTGCTGGATGCGCTCGGCACCGTGGCGCCCATCTATGGCCTCGCGACCCTCGTTGCCTTCATTGCGATGCTGGGCGCGGGGGCCTCGCTCCTCTCCGCCGCGACGCTCGCCACCGCCGTCATCTCCACCGGCGCGCACGTGCCGCCGGAGGTGCATGAATTCCTGGCGGCCAGCGTGCCGGGCCGGTGGGTGACCATTCCCTTCCTGCTCTGGTCTGCCACCAGCGTGCGCTGGCACAAGGCCCTGGTGTCCCGGCGCATCCACGCGGCCCCCGAGCAGGGCGAGAGCCTGATCCTGTTCGGCTACTGGGCGGTGTTCGGCCTCGTCATGGGCGCCTATTTCTTCCGGGGCGCCGCCGGCCTCCACACCCATGAAGCGGTGCTCGACGGGCTGTTCGGCGCGGCCTCGCTGATCTCCACCACCGGGCTTGCGCCCCACCGGGGGGCCTTCGACGAACTGCCGCCGGCTCTGGTCCTTGCCGTGGCCTTCGTGGGCGGCGGGGCGCTGTCGGTCTCGGGCGGCCTGAAGATCCTGCGCGTGCGGGCCATGCTGCTGCGGGCGCGGGGCGATCTGATGCGGCTGGTCTATCCCAATCTCGTCCAGCCCTCGCGCACCGGAGAGGGCGGAGTCGGCTCGGCCATGCGCGGCGTGTGGGTGGGCATGGTCGCCCTCTGCCTGACCTTTGCCGCAGCGCTCATCCTCATCGCGGGCAGCATGCCGAGCTTCGAGGCGGCGGTGTCCACGGCGGTGTCCGCTTTGAGCAATACGGGGCCGCTGCTCGACGGCACGCCGGGGCCGGAGGACTTCGACCTGCTGGCAGCGGTCGGGGCCGGTTTCGCGATGATCGCCGGACGGCTGGAGACGGTCGGTGCCTTCGTCATCATCCACCTCGCCTTCTGGCGGACCTGA